A region from the Kiritimatiellia bacterium genome encodes:
- a CDS encoding dihydrodipicolinate synthase family protein, whose product MNLPLPSGILVPLATPLTHRDALDHHGLDRLVDHVLAGGVHGLFLLGTTGEGPSLSYRLRRELVRRVTERVAGRVPVLVAVSDTAFAESVALARHAADCGAAAVVAAPPYYFPEGQPELTEYLEHLVEELPLPLVLYNMPILTKVNIEPDSVRRALDRPQIVGLKDSSGDLVYFRHVCAMAAEARPDWRLWIGPEHQLPAALAMGGHGGVCGGANVAPDLFVAWYAALRAGDTARASTLEERVRALGEIYRIGRHPSAVMKGIKCALSLLRICNDFMAEPFHRFRTPERERVRAALIRAGLLPPNPLFTADRP is encoded by the coding sequence ATGAACCTGCCGCTTCCATCCGGTATTCTCGTGCCCCTCGCGACGCCTCTGACCCACCGCGACGCGCTCGATCATCACGGGCTGGATCGACTGGTGGATCACGTGTTGGCGGGCGGTGTCCACGGTCTGTTCCTGCTCGGCACAACGGGCGAAGGGCCGAGCCTCAGCTACCGCCTGCGGCGCGAGTTGGTGCGCCGCGTGACGGAGCGTGTCGCCGGGCGGGTCCCGGTGCTGGTCGCGGTCAGCGACACCGCCTTCGCCGAATCGGTGGCGCTGGCACGGCACGCGGCCGACTGCGGCGCAGCGGCAGTGGTCGCGGCTCCGCCGTACTACTTCCCCGAAGGCCAGCCGGAGCTCACGGAGTATCTCGAGCACCTGGTCGAAGAACTTCCCTTGCCGCTGGTGCTCTACAACATGCCCATCTTGACCAAGGTCAACATCGAGCCGGACTCCGTGCGGCGCGCTCTGGACAGGCCGCAGATTGTCGGCTTGAAGGACAGCTCCGGCGATCTCGTCTATTTCCGCCACGTCTGTGCGATGGCCGCGGAGGCGCGACCGGACTGGCGGTTGTGGATCGGGCCGGAACACCAGTTGCCGGCTGCGCTGGCTATGGGCGGACATGGCGGGGTGTGCGGCGGCGCAAATGTCGCGCCTGACCTGTTCGTTGCATGGTATGCGGCACTTCGGGCGGGCGACACCGCGCGTGCCAGCACGCTGGAAGAGCGCGTCCGGGCGCTCGGCGAGATCTACCGGATCGGGCGCCATCCCTCCGCCGTGATGAAGGGCATCAAGTGCGCACTGTCACTGCTCCGCATCTGTAACGACTTCATGGCGGAGCCGTTCCATCGTTTTCGAACGCCGGAACGGGAGCGCGTCCGCGCGGCGCTGATCCGTGCCGGTCTGCTACCGCCGAATCCGCTGTTCACCGCCGACCGTCCGTAG